ACGGCGGTGGAGAAGTACCTGACCGGCTACGTCGTCGAGAAGTCGCTCAGCGTGGACAACATCTTCGTGATCGCCATGATCTTCGGGCTCTTCGCCGTGCCGCCGCTCTACCAGCACCGGGTGCTGTTCTGGGGCATCCTCGGGGCGCTGGTGCTGCGCGGCGTGATGATCGTCCTGGGGGCGAAGCTGATCGCCGAGTTCCACTGGATCCTGTACCTGTTCGCCGCCTTCCAGATCCAGACGGCGCTCACGATGCTGTTCCTGAAGTCGGGGCACGGCGACCCGAACCGCAACGCGGTGGTCCGCCTGACGCGCCGGCTGTTCCCGGTGACCGCCAGATTCCACGGCGAGCACTTCGTCGTGAGGGCCGGCACGTCCGCGTCGCTCGAGAGCGAGGTTCCCGGCGCGGTTGCGGTGGATGACGAGGTCGTGCAGGCGGCCCGGCCGGGGACGCTGCTGCTCACGCCGCTGGCGCTGGCGCTGGTGATGGTCGAGACCACCGACGTGATCTTCGCCGTCGATTCGATCCCGGCCATCTTCGCCATCACGGGCGACCCGTTCCTGGTCTTCACGAGCAACGTGTTCGCGATCCTCGGCCTGCGGTCGCTCTACTTCGCGCTGGCCGGGATGGTGGAGAAGTTCCGCTACCTCAAGATCTCCCTCGCCCTGATCCTGCTGGTCGTGGGCGTGAAGATGCTGATCGCCGGGTGGCTGAAAGAGTTGCTCGGGAAGAGCTTCAACCTCTACGTGCTGCTGACGGTGCTCGCGATCCTGGCGGCCGGGGTCGTGGCGTCCGTGGTCGCGGATCGGCGCGACGGCAGGGAGTGAGCCGGCGCCGCTGCCGTGAAA
The window above is part of the bacterium genome. Proteins encoded here:
- a CDS encoding TerC/Alx family metal homeostasis membrane protein; the encoded protein is TAVEKYLTGYVVEKSLSVDNIFVIAMIFGLFAVPPLYQHRVLFWGILGALVLRGVMIVLGAKLIAEFHWILYLFAAFQIQTALTMLFLKSGHGDPNRNAVVRLTRRLFPVTARFHGEHFVVRAGTSASLESEVPGAVAVDDEVVQAARPGTLLLTPLALALVMVETTDVIFAVDSIPAIFAITGDPFLVFTSNVFAILGLRSLYFALAGMVEKFRYLKISLALILLVVGVKMLIAGWLKELLGKSFNLYVLLTVLAILAAGVVASVVADRRDGRE